Below is a window of Nicotiana tabacum cultivar K326 chromosome 19, ASM71507v2, whole genome shotgun sequence DNA.
AAGCGCAGTGGAACTGACAAGCAGAGTAACACTACCACACCATCTCCTCCACAACAACACATCCGCCACTGCAATCACAATTTAAGCACTTcaacaatttatttatttattaaacaataTCTATTTTCTAGAAAAAAGTAGATGTTTATACTCGTGATCAAGTGGTACTTCACAATCCACAGTGAATTGATGCGGTAATTAATAAATGCAATAAGGTCAATGTCAAATCTGAATTTATGAAAATGCATGAATTGGGCATTGGATGCATAATTATATACAGAGGCAAGAATATGAAGAAGGTAATACGCAGGCGTAGATGGGAAAGAGACCTGGACCACCACCAAGAGCATGATGGACAAAAGACTGACGATTATCTCCCATGGCGATTAGGGTTTCTGTCTACTTCTGCAACCGAAGAATGAAAACCGCAGGGACGGAGGGAGAATCTGAAAGGGCGATGACGGTAATTTTGCGGTCAGGCTATGGTAaatcagtttcaactttcaaataCGCCTGAGTCGTGCTAGTGAATTAAACAATAACATAATTAAGCAAAaggatgaagaaaaaaaaatatcaaaaggacGTTATGCTAAAGGGTAAAggcttttacttttcttttcttttttttggactTTTTACTTGATAATGATAATGTCTAAGAATAACGGGTCAAATTTAAGATCAAATTAAATTGTTCTCTCAACCATCCACAGTGACAGATTTACCACCCATTAAGGAAACActaaattctagacaaaaataattagtgtgactaaactactCTTAATTAAATGTTGCAGCATAGTTAATGTGAGTAGTAAAAGATTTTTTAGGATTACTAACATAAGGGTAACTttggaaaaacaaattgaattttttcttggttatataaatggacacttattttggaccaaaataaaaaggcaaattggtcacttgttatgaaccggagggagtattaCATTACTAAGTAATTGCACGCCAGTAAGGCACATCATCAAATGCACAATAGAGAGTAATCACAATTCACATCCCAATTAGATAAATGGTCTAGTCGGGGAAATTATAACCTGTACAATCCCTATCGTGTGACTAATAAGCAAATTGGCATTATGATATGATACAACTCACAAGTCAAAATTTAGCCGGGTGATTATTAATCCactgtaaaaaataaaaaaaatagacatATTGCATTGTGTATATcaaaattttctctccaaaagTTATCAAGCCTAACCTGGTCGTATTTATGTCAACACTGTTTTTTAACGGGAACATATTTAAATTCACCAACTGTGAATTGTGATCTAAGTTGCATTAATTGAGAGTTGCTGATTATTTCACTTCTGCTCccagaaaagaaagaatataaaATTATGTGTCAATTTCTTGAATTGTACGCAAAAGAGAATGACAACTATTGGTGACGCCCACCAACTGCTAGTGGTGTGGTTCAATGATTCAAATGTAAACTCCATTAAAAGATAGGGTGGGGGCCTCCCAAAGACTATATAACAACTAGCTGGACGACGCCTTACTATATTGACAATGGTACCATAGCCTTAGCAGCCAAGATTGCCCGTCCATGGACCATCTAGATTTCACGAATCAACGTTTTAAGCCCCCCAGATTCTAGATGATAGTTTTTTTCAAATAAATGAAACAAAGACAAAATACAGGAGTATTACATATTGGATGTTGAAAAATTGTTCACAAATTATGTTACATGATCACAAGTTTTCGAACTATATAGCTCATGTAAGCTCCCGATCAAAGCATCTAGGCAGTGCCCGCTAAATTTGAAGTCAACCACCTCTCCCTTCTTAGCTGTTGTCAGAATCGTCATCATCAGACGACTCTTCCCTGCGGTTTTCTTCTCCACCTGCACTAGAAttactcttcttctctttcttcctCTGCTTTTTCTTCTGCCGCTTCGCACGTTTCTTCGCTGTCCGCTCTTCCgcagcttttaatttttcttctcttctcaaGTTGAATTCAGcaacttctttccttttttggTAATCTGCATCCATCCTTGCAAGCCGGTCTTGTTCTCTCCGTCTCATCTGCCGATACTGCAGCCAAAAATCCCCAGGAAATGTTATTTCTGCCACTTGACACTGTCAACGTATTCTTTAAAACCAGATATGACCCCATCGCAGTAAATCACTTCTTACACATCATTCAACAGATTGCAATTACAATGTTGAATAACCAAAATGCATGTTCAGATATCAAAATGCAGGAAAACACCTATCAAGAATAACAAATTTCAATAGCTTTTGTCAACCATAACTCTGACATATGAACAAATACAGGCTAAACATCCTAGATTATGCCTCCAATAGAAAGCTTGACCGAGAAAAAGGAAGAACATCATCTATACGTATGTATTTGCCATGGACCATATCATGGTAAGCTTGACCATTTATGGAAAGACACCAAACGGGGCAGGGCGAAATCAGTTTTAATTTCAAGTAGGCCGTAACTTAAATAACGAGTTCATTTTAGTTTTTGGCATAGCTCAACGTAGCTTCTTTTAGGCATCACTTCAAATTTCCAGATTTAGGTAGCTGATGAAATACTATCCAGTTTCTTCTCACCATTGATTGATTCGGCATGCAGTCAGATAAGAAGACATATATGCACATATAAACGCGACTCGAATACTACTCAAGCACATTTGAACTCAAAGCAACAATATGAGTCACTAAAGTCAACATATATCATATTATGGAAGTAATGAGAGGAAATAAACCAAGACAAGCTCCAGGTCGACGagtatactctaatactcatactGCTTAAGATGTACTATTTGCACCCCACGAACATCTAAACGCAAATGTAAAATTGTATTTTGCctacaatatatatacataactatAATCTTAACATCAGCAAATATTCCAGCACACAATTGTTTTCAAGATAACAAATTGTCAAACTTAGCAGACACTAGACGTTTTACAAATAGTGAAATCTTCAACCAGACAAGAAAAAACAGGCAGAGTTATCGTTCAGTTCAAACACTCCGATCACATTTCACAACTAACTCGTTCAGGTTAGGCTTGAGGCAACTAGAAAGACACAATCATCTTTGATTTGCTTGCATTTAGTTACAGGATTGTGTACCAATCTTTTcaggaagaaaaagggaaaaaacttaAGGAAAACCCACTTGAGCTTACTAGAAGTAAATACGACAAAACTACAAGAATTTTTTATCAAGGGTCAGAATAGCAGATTTCAGAGTCAGTAGAGTCCACGAAAACAAGATAATAAAACGAAATTGCCTGAGCAGAATGACAAATCTTTCTCTACACTCTAAAGCACATTTCTTCTCCTAATTTCAGGGAAGGATTAGGTTAGTGCAATCATTTACACATATCTACTTCCAATTTTGACCACTAAAAACCACTGTAATCACTTGCAGCTTTTATGGAATGAATCATCCGACCTCCATTAACTCTTATAACTTTTTCAATATTCTTTTGAGAGTGGATACTGCTTCAATCTTTCAAAATGTTAACACTAAAATAAATAAGATACTGAACCTTTAGCAATTTGGGAGCTATTTCTTACCTACCTATTTGCCTGCATCTGATATATTATTTCTTTCAAGTTTCAAAGTGCACTTTACCCCGAATCTTCACTGAAATTTATCTCACTTCTAGAGCTCTTGAGGACATGTCTCATCCTTTGACATTTTACAAACGCAATACAATAAAAACGTAGGCCTTCTTCGATAAACAACAAGcacttctattttcttcttcaaaatagAACATGCATTCTCACTCCATGGCCACCTAGAGTGCTATCTTAACTACATTCCCTTTCTTCACAAAGCAAACTATACAGAAGAGATGGCTTTTCCGCCCTTTTAAGTACTGGCCTTGTAATCTCTTTCTCTCTCATGGAATTCTCTAGAAATAAATTACTCTCATCCCCACCCTACTACTTCAGCTATTGCTTTATTATTTGAACACTCACAATCTGCAAACAGGTTCCTTGGAGTTGGAAGCTTTGCTCAAGAAACTAACTATATTGCCTGCCAAAGACCTACGGTTGAAAATTAAGCTCGACATGAATTATAACCAAGTAGATACTGAGAGCAAGAAAAGTCAGTTGATGATACAACAGTAAAAGCAGCCAGAAGACATCATTTCAAACCACAGTTGGACCGCAAAGTGCCACTAAAATATCGATAAGGCAGAAAAAGTGATGCTGGAATTTGGAGTTGCGAATCTTGCAGGTCAGGCCAAGACCAAGTGCCTCTTTCTTCCTAATTAGTAGGAAAGTAAGGGTAGAAGGGGTATGTCGGAGTAGTGAACACAATAACTACTTTTGGCTGTTTCCTCCATGAGATTACCCCAAAACACGCAGACTGATGGATTATAAAGAGAACCTAGGCTCTCTAGGTAGGACATAAGCTCCATCATGCTATCTGAAAGTGATCTCACTTTTCATCTGAATTTGCCTAGCCACCACGACAAGGAGCCCTATCATTGGATTCGATAGCATCACCAGAACATTGTAAGACGAATTTCTGTTCAAGTTGAAAACATAAGGAACAGACCTCTTCACGTAACTTATAATTCATCTAGTGATAATGCAGTAAACAGAAGGAAAAGGAAGAATGTGTCATCAACAAAATTATATCTTTATAGATCCTAAAAAAAGAACAACAGAAGGAAAAAGGTTCTTAATAAGATGCTGAGTTTCTTCTTTGTGAGAAGAATTAGGGACACATAGGTTATTAACTCAATCACATTGTATGACATGAACTTCAGCAAAATAAGTGAATCAGTAAATAGTGTATATGTTGAGTCTCGCCAGAAAGTCATTTCACTAGTAGCAACTCAATCCAAGAGTCAAACCAGCAACTGCATGATATGTTTACCTTATTATGCTTTTCAATAGACAGGTGCAGCCTTGCAAATTTCTGGTTAGACTTAAGCAAATCATCAATTTTGAACACATTCAATCGAACTTTATACATCTTGCAGGCTGCAGCACAACAAAGTCCTACTATTTATCTGTTTCAATGTTTACTACAAGAATTACATCATTCTCAAAACCTTAAATTAACAACTACTTCTGGTGCTCTCAATTTACCACAGTCCACACACAGAGTCTCTAAACGCAAGTAATTTCCTGTTCAGCAGCCGTTAACCAGAATGAATTCTAACTTCAAAGCACGATACCACGATTATATATCAGAATAGAGCAGGAAATAATCAAACGCTCGGAATAGCAACATACAGAGTTAACCACAAAGAAAAAAACCCAGAGCAAACTAGGGCTCAACAACGAACCAGAATAGTGTAGCGATACCTGATGAAAGTCACCAGAGCCAGAACCAGCAGAACTACCAGATGTATTGCTAACCCGCACAGGCACACATTCAAGTATACGACGGAGCTTGATCTCGAGATCCTCCTCTTCAGGATTAGCCGCAGGTGGCGTATATTCTACAAGAGCGGTGGACGAAGACGATGGAGGGCGAGGAGGTAGGGCAGCCACCTGCCTCTCCGACGCAGGAACCAACTGTAAATCGCCGGCCGCCACGGCCGCAGATCGACCAGATGATGACATCTTCGCAAATCAAATGAGATATTTAAACTCTCCCACTGGCGGCAGAATAATAAGGTATGGAAGAATATATTGTTAACTGTTGCGACTGAGAGAACCTTTCCCTAGGAGGAGCACCGGGGCTTCGCCACCGAATTTGATTGCCTGGAAGACGATGAATCTTTTAGGGCAACGTGCCCCTGTGGTTATCTGAAATGCTACTTGGCAGCTAAAGTTTTTAGATATGGTACACTTTTGACCCTGAGTTCCTCTTGTTTTAAAATTCGGCATTAGTATTTATTAATGTCATgtttggttaacattttgatactTGCGTAAAATTCAACATTAACAGTATATTGCAGGCGTGAATCTATGATTTTGCAAAGATAGATGCACTATTACAACGAGGTAAATCTATCGGTCTATCTATATTTATacttattatattaaaagcacgaaatcACTTAACGGAATATTGATTGAATTTTTTATCCTTCAttaaaagatatcacaatagacaaaattatcatttactattttcctcaaattattacttaattatttttataatatctCACCTAATAATTACGCacatatttattaaaagaaagtCCTTATTCCCTTTGATTTCTTTCCAAATATGGAGACTTGAATAAATCACTATGTAAGCATATTTCCAAGTAAATTTGGAGAATTGAAAACGTCTACATAATCTCCTATATAGTTCTAGAAAAACTTATGGTTGTAAATTTGTTTCATAGGTTGTTTTGATTTGATTTaggtttagctttttattttttgctttattCTATGTagtatattttcatgaattaatatCCAACAATAATTTTGACTTTCAATTTAGAACTCCGCATAAACTCTTTGCTAAAGTTCTTGCTAATGCTCTTCTTGCTTTTATTGGCAATCTAAAGTGTTAGCCGATAAGGTATGCCTTTATATTCATTTAAAGTGCTGAGATTTTTTTGCTTTATTATAATGTGGTTTCTcttttattataataataataataatagtgcaatttattttttctagccCTTCTACAGAATAAATTTATTCTTTTTCCTAAAACACagtcttttctttcttgtatAGGATTATAATTTCTTACACGGTAATTGTCAAGTTCATTAATCCAATACTTGGCGATTTCCACAGGTTATTCGACATGTTAAGATTATCTAAAGTCGATGCTTCTTTTGTTATTTgtaatatttgtttgtttgtgcAATAGTTATGGCAAGTTAGGCTAGAGCGCAAATTAGTCTTTTAAGTGCACTTTTGTACTGTATGCATTACGCATGACGATTGTATTTGACAATGAAGAAAGTTCGGAtcattctttttctctttattatGATCTTACTAATTACCACTTACGATCAATTGTAGTGCACTAATTTTAGTGCATGACCTAATGAAGTCGAACTACATTGTGTGCTCCTAGCCAGTGGTGGATCCAAGATTTTAAAGTCGTAGGTGCTCACCGATAAAAATtctaaaagaagagaaaaaatgagTTTAGTTACAGGTGCTCCCTCAATATTTAtctaactatttttataattgcCTATGCAAATTTATCAAATCTTGTCAAAGGTAATGAGTGCTTGAGCACCCACAAAGAACCAAGTAGATCCGCCATTGATCCTAGCTATAAATCTATTTCTACTATTCAAACTAAtgttagaaattaactatttgatttttgttttctaTGGATATTTCCTTCTCGAATTTTTGCTAATAATATTTGTGTTATATGTTTATATGTTCATAAGTTTGCCTATATATAGCTCATTGAAGTCATTGTGttcttcatttatatttttcattttctataaatttactcttttgattttttttgttcctTTTACAATTTTAAATCGTTGATTATATTTAAATGCGCCGATAGCTTAAGAAACTTTTTCATAGTTTATTTGATTAAATATTTTACTtggtaatttattattattgtaaatAATACGCATCTAAATGATTACATGATAAATAGTCATTATTTTTGTTtcaatattaaataaataattaggacCGACAACAACGTTTATTAAAGAGAAATTAGGTTAGGTTCAACAATGCACTAACATATTATTATATCATACAATAAAAATACCtataattaaataatatataactAACTTAGCTGATCTATTTATCTCTGCAAgttctaaaaatatttaattactatatatatgtaattatatttatttttgtcaCTTAAGTGACGGTTTAacgttattttttattttacataATTAATATTTCCTGTATACAAATTTTAGTTTACTGACGTTgtatacacgtgcaacgcacgttcactaagactagttattataaaagcacaaatgtTCCATACTAAATGTTGATcgattaaaatatttataaaatattgactggcttatatatatatatatatatatatatatatatatattcctcaATTTGTTATacatgaaaattttgaaagaataaactaacaaacaaacaaagaaaaaaaattacttcaTTCATATGCAAGAAACGACACCAGACATGCCCATCTCTCATGcgtcaaattcaaaataaataaataaaaaaaacgatAAGATAAAATAAGATTTAACTATTATCCTAGAGGTGCATCCAATAACTATCGTATCATATAATACTTTGAAATTAGGtgcatacacacacacacacacatacatatatatatatatattcttaaaaattACAACATTACTATACACGATTCAGGGAGTGGAGCATGGATTCACAAGACCCCATGAACCCCCTAAATACGCCCCTTAGTATAATGTTAGGTTAACATTTTTATTATCCTCATTAGCAATACTTGTATAAATTATGTAATAAATTTATGTATTATTATATGCATAATAAAATGTAAAACAAGAATGCGGTCGTAAATGAATTAAACCAACTAAAATGATCAAAAAAATTCTCATGTATTAAAcaattattattaaataaaaagATACAAAATACATATTTAAATTTCTACATtacatttcatgtattattaatTTTTACATTACTATTCATACATTACAATCCCTATATCATTAATCTACCAATGACTTGTTTCTTAACCAAAGGACCCCTTATTATAGATTTTAGAATAGATTTGtcatttgaaaaagaaaaggagctAAACAGTGTAATTTGTGAAGTGTTGATGtctgaaaaaaaaacaaaaacaagaggAAAAGTGTTAATGAAGGTATAGTCCTCGCCCCTCGGGCCTTCAGTTGGATCTTTTTTTGTTGGGCCGGGTTATTTCACCCGAACCCGTCAGCGAGTCACCTGCCTTACCAGAAAGagaggggagagagagagagagagagagagagcaagaGAGCGGACTGGAGTGTCTAACCAGACAGAGAGCTTAAAATCCAGAGACATCTGAATCTCTGATCCTATTGAATTAACAAAAGGGAACATACAGGAAATTgtagaagaagaggaaaaagatAAAGATGCTGCCCACAACTTCGAAAGGTCGAACAAGCTCTCATGTCCGACCCAATTCAGTATTGCCTCAGTATCTTCGCCGAATAATCAAGGTTTTTCTCTTTCTCTATTTTCATTCAACTCTCCACTGTGCCGTGGATATGTGGTTTTGCTTACCTTGTACAGATCAGATCTTGATCCTGTCATTCTTTTGTTTAAATTAGTCGCCTTTCTGGTTGCAGGCTTTAAATCCTCGCAATTCTCTATATAATTCAGGTTAAAATTAGGAAATTATAATGGATTATCACTCTGTATGATCACGAGTGTTTAAGTCGAGGCACTCCTTTTATGCTTTGAATGCATTTCCACTATAATTAGGTGATCGTAGGAGTTTTGTGCAAATGCAATACTTTTATGAGAGTAGTGGAAAAAGCCAATGAACTAGAATGGTGTTCTGCTGAGGAACTAGTGGCATGTTTCACGTTCGCATatgttatttacttatttttgtgCTTCAGATGTCCAAGGGCCTGAAATGTAGGAAGAGTTACAGTTCCGCTGCCTTAAGTTAAACACGAAATTTAGGGAACAGGTGACAAATTAGTGTGAGCCTTTTAACATATGTGCACATGACTAACCGGACAATCTGCCGCTCTGTTGGTCACGTTTTTAACATGCTTGAGCTTGCGTCATGAGGTTTCCAATTTTATACCAACAATCCTCCATATGTGCCGCAAGAGGATTCTTTCCAGTTCTGGCTTGGTTGATCAGCAAAAGAACATCCTTAGGGGCTGTTTGGTTGGTTGTATCAGTAAAGATAATCCCTGCATAAAATTCCACATAAGCAATACGGTGATCTTAATATAACTAACGCAACATTTAGTTGGCAGTATTAAACTTTATAGCGGCATAACTTATGAAGGAATTTATGTAATATTTTATGCGGGATAAATGTGAAATAAGAATACATGTATTAGTAATATGTAAATAAGCGTATCTAAAGATGAAAACGCCCTTTAAGTAGGTAACCCTGCATAACATTTAGTGCATTATTATTCATCACAAAACTATTCCAATATTATTATTCATTGGATAAACGATTCTTATATTATAATCCCACACAACTAGTATGtgaaccaaacaaccccttaaaAATCTTCTATGTTCTTCACTTCCTCCCTACACTACATCCGCCCTGGTTCTTTGTGCACTGTGTACAGTTCTGTAGATGGAGCAGCAGGAAGTTTGTCTGCAATAACTATTTGTCCTAGATCCATCATTCCTTCGAATGGCCCTCCGCTGTTGTCCATATAGTTTCACTTGGCCATTGTCAGTATTAGATTAGTTAGGGGTAGCTGGAAACAAAGTGAGGCGCCTAGCATTATGGAAGCTATATTAAGATTGGAATCGATGCATTTAATTCTGCTGCAGGATTCAGTAAATCTTTCCATTTTTTCAAGCAATTAACTGATTCTTATTCTTCAACTGTCCGAGGCTATTACTAGGAATTAGGAAAATCTCTTATAAAAAGAACTGGGAATTAGGAAAGTCTAGGTGAGGCGAGCaaagttgaaacttgaaggtgAAGGTTTGTTGATCCAGGCAGTTCCAATTTGAAAAAGTTAAGCTGGTGGTTGTTTGGACAAATACTTGATAATACACACTTGCTTTTTGCACAGTCCTTTAAAGGATGCAAGAAAGTCCTTTTGATCCTCCACATTGCTAGTACAAAGCGGGGAACTGGGAGATCCTACCCTTTGGTTTTGTCACATTTGTGGGCTGAGGCGGAGCTAGATTTGAAGCTTATGAGTTCGGGATTCTAGCCCTTTTATGTTATTGAGTTCTAAATTGATAGTCTGTCCATATTTAACGGAACTCTTAAGACAAATACAGAGTAGACCAAAGTTACTAGGTTTAGCCGAACCCGTATCTTCAAGGCTAGCTCTGCCTTGTCTGTGGGTATTTCATTGTGTAGTTTGAGGGAAAGATCACTCTTGACCTGGGGTGTCCATCTGGTGTGGTGGAGATAGTATTCGAATCGGACTGCATCCCGAATCCTCTTCTTAAACAATTACATGTTTCCTTGATGTGCAAAACGGCAACCTACAAATTAATAATAAAGTAGCCAGTTTCAGTTTGCAGTGTCTTGGATCCGCTGGTCTCTGCGGAGATGTCTTTCTCAATCGTAGCGCCAAAATCACTCCACTGTTTCCAGTTGTCTAATTTAATCTGGTTAGTTCGCATATGTTTGAACCTCATCTGTGGTGTAACTCTCCATCAGGAACTCCATATTGTCTAATAAGTGCTCCTTTGTTATATTTGGCAAATTTGAGAAGATACTCGAGGAATATTCTCGTTTGTTAATTTCTGTTTAATCATATGTTCAAAGCTGGTTTTTATTCCAAGGTAATCTTATTGTTTCCTTTTCTCATTTAATCTTCGCAGTGGCAACAAATGGATATTGAATATACCTTTTGGCAAATGCTTCACCTATGCACCTCTCCTAAAGTAGTGTAAGTACTTTGTGTATTGAGGACTATGCTCCGTTTGATTACTGCTCGCATCAACTAATATTTCATAGGATGTTTAGTGTTAATGAACTTGCATTAATCTTGTGTATTGTCTAGTAAGTTTTAAACCATCCGATCTAGATCATCTTTCTGGGTATCAGTTAACAAGATCTGATACTGATTTGATGACAGATGAATAAACATTGGAAATCCTGTGAACCATATCGATTTGTTTTCATCCCAAACATACTCATATATGGATGTAAATTCAACTCGATTAAGTATTGAAATAACGGGTGGAAAACTTATTCAAGAAAATGTTAGAGTACTGgtccatttttcatatctttgtCTAAACTTTTGAATTTGATCTTGATATGCTATAGTAGATGCAAAAATCAGCTCATTATTCTATTTGAGTCTGAGTTACtgatgttgcatttgcattttgtTTGTGGTATTGGACAATGGATGCAGATATCAGCACACAAAGTACCACAAGCGTAAGTTTCTTCTTCTGTTCCATTATCCCTTATCATCTCATTCATTAATGATTCTTTTGGATTGGAAAAATGAATTTGTGAATTGGTCCCGTGATGCTCAATCCAAAGTTTCATAGTCATTGTTGCGTAGGTTTCAGAAGGAGAAGCCCATTttgtgttgggggggggggggaggggtcaCCCCCCTGTCTTGTAtcaccttttatatttttattagacTATCCTTGCTTTCATGGTCTGGAATTACGAGTTCCACCCTACATTCAATTTATTCGGCTTTCTTTCCTCTTTGTTTTCCCAGTTAGATCCTTACACcgaatttttttttggataagaATGGCAAGTACTCCAATTTTTCAGTAGTCTAAACTACTCGTGCATTCCAAGTTATATGTATTTTGGGACGTCGGAAGAAAGATCTGGTATCATTCTTAATAAATTTCTTGAAGACTGAGGTAATTCATTGGTTCAGTTTAGGAACTGGGTATATTGGGGCTACACTTCTACCCTCAATAATTTCATCATATACAACTTATAGAAAGTAATT
It encodes the following:
- the LOC107789453 gene encoding uncharacterized protein LOC107789453, whose translation is MSSSGRSAAVAAGDLQLVPASERQVAALPPRPPSSSSTALVEYTPPAANPEEEDLEIKLRRILECVPVRVSNTSGSSAGSGSGDFHQYRQMRRREQDRLARMDADYQKRKEVAEFNLRREEKLKAAEERTAKKRAKRQKKKQRKKEKKSNSSAGGEENRREESSDDDDSDNS